In a single window of the Mesorhizobium shangrilense genome:
- a CDS encoding lysine--tRNA ligase has protein sequence MPRSNLIDQSPDVLAAAAESKAWPFEEAKKIVNRYKGRDYPETVLFETGYGPSGLPHIGTFGEVARTTMVRHAFRVLTQDKVKTKLLCFSDDMDGMRKIPDNVPDRAFLEPHLQKPLTAVPNPFGGDYESFGHHNNAMLRRFLDTFGFDYEFASATEYYKSGRFDDVLLRAAERYDQIMKVMLPTLGEERQATYSPFLPISPKSGRVLYVPMKHVDAKAGTITFDDEDGVETTLPVTGGKVKMQWKPDFGMRWAALGVDFEMFGKDHQTNAAIYDRICEILGGRAPEHFVYELFLDENGQKISKSKGNGLTIDEWLTYAPTESLGLYMYQRPRQAKKLYFDVIPKAVDEYYSFLSAYPRQAWKERLGNPVWHMHNGNPPAIELPVSFALLLNLVSASNAHDRSVLWGFISRHAPGVTPATHPELDKLTAYAIRYFDDFVKPTKVFRAPDEVEREALSALGVALGALPVEADGEAIQNAALNVARRIERYQDHSKQSPEGGPGVSVAFFQMIYQVLIGQERGPRFGSFAALYGVENTRALIEKALAGELVV, from the coding sequence ATGCCTCGATCCAACCTGATCGATCAGTCACCCGATGTTCTCGCTGCTGCAGCGGAGAGCAAAGCCTGGCCGTTCGAGGAAGCGAAGAAGATCGTCAACCGGTACAAGGGCCGCGACTATCCCGAGACGGTGCTCTTCGAGACCGGCTACGGCCCCTCCGGCCTGCCGCATATCGGCACCTTCGGCGAGGTGGCGCGCACGACCATGGTGCGACATGCGTTCCGCGTGCTGACGCAGGACAAGGTCAAGACCAAGCTCCTTTGCTTCTCCGACGACATGGACGGCATGCGCAAGATCCCGGACAACGTGCCGGACCGTGCGTTTCTGGAGCCCCATCTGCAGAAGCCCCTGACGGCGGTTCCGAACCCCTTCGGCGGCGACTACGAGAGTTTCGGCCACCACAACAATGCGATGTTGCGGCGTTTCCTCGACACGTTCGGCTTCGATTACGAATTCGCGAGCGCCACGGAATACTACAAGTCGGGCCGTTTCGACGACGTGCTGCTACGCGCCGCGGAACGCTACGACCAGATCATGAAGGTGATGCTGCCGACGCTCGGCGAGGAGCGGCAGGCGACCTACAGCCCCTTCCTGCCGATCTCGCCGAAGAGCGGGCGCGTGCTCTACGTGCCGATGAAGCATGTCGACGCCAAGGCCGGGACTATCACCTTCGACGACGAGGACGGTGTGGAGACGACCCTGCCTGTCACCGGCGGCAAGGTGAAGATGCAGTGGAAGCCGGACTTCGGCATGCGCTGGGCCGCACTCGGCGTCGATTTCGAGATGTTCGGCAAGGATCACCAGACCAACGCGGCGATTTACGACCGGATTTGTGAGATCCTCGGCGGACGAGCGCCCGAGCATTTCGTCTACGAACTGTTCCTCGACGAGAACGGCCAGAAGATCTCGAAGTCCAAGGGCAACGGCCTGACCATCGACGAGTGGCTGACCTACGCGCCGACCGAAAGCCTTGGCCTCTACATGTACCAGCGGCCACGCCAGGCGAAGAAGCTCTATTTCGACGTCATCCCGAAGGCGGTGGACGAGTACTATTCCTTCCTTTCCGCCTATCCCAGGCAGGCCTGGAAGGAGCGCCTCGGCAATCCCGTCTGGCACATGCACAACGGCAACCCGCCGGCCATCGAACTGCCGGTGAGCTTCGCACTCCTGCTCAACCTCGTCAGCGCCTCAAACGCACATGACCGTTCGGTGCTGTGGGGCTTCATTTCGCGCCACGCGCCCGGCGTCACCCCGGCGACGCATCCCGAACTCGACAAGCTGACGGCCTACGCCATCCGCTACTTCGACGATTTCGTGAAGCCGACGAAGGTTTTTCGCGCGCCGGACGAGGTGGAACGCGAAGCGTTGTCGGCACTGGGCGTTGCACTCGGCGCGTTGCCGGTCGAAGCGGACGGCGAGGCGATCCAGAACGCTGCTCTCAACGTCGCGCGCAGGATCGAGCGCTATCAGGACCATTCCAAGCAGAGCCCGGAAGGCGGACCGGGCGTGTCGGTCGCCTTCTTCCAGATGATCTACCAGGTGCTGATCGGTCAGGAGCGCGGCCCGCGCTTCGGCTCGTTCGCTGCGCTCTACGGCGTCGAGAACACCCGCGCGCTCATCGAAAAGGCCCTGGCCGGAGAACTCGTAGTCTAA
- a CDS encoding thermonuclease family protein has protein sequence MRPVVAAVAVAGVLALCGLVAVGGRSIVDRNVGVTVDEIGPLPEGMFDDTEEAVPENDASAGAASDGSGELAGQASPPTASPTVNNEEALQESGLERLAPRDPLSELSQALPPGRAKAPPPDQWKPTRLFNPVAASAGVLEAHGYRVALAGIEPTPVDEMCTFEGAAWACGAQARTAFRAWLRARAVRCVVPPSPDLQLITAECDVGRDDVSSWLASSGWARATAGGPYAEMAATAKADRKGLFGPPPERITVTIGPTLPLSSINPGPDQPILDERGDVTAAPATVVDGPFPPPPPAPESPQ, from the coding sequence ATGCGTCCGGTCGTCGCCGCGGTGGCGGTCGCCGGCGTGCTGGCGCTCTGCGGCCTGGTCGCGGTCGGCGGTCGCAGTATCGTTGACAGGAACGTGGGCGTTACGGTCGATGAGATCGGGCCTCTTCCGGAAGGAATGTTCGACGATACCGAAGAAGCGGTCCCCGAGAACGATGCTTCTGCCGGGGCGGCGTCGGATGGATCGGGCGAACTGGCAGGGCAGGCTTCGCCGCCGACGGCTTCCCCCACTGTGAACAACGAAGAGGCTCTCCAAGAGAGCGGCCTCGAGCGCCTCGCGCCGCGCGATCCCCTCAGCGAGCTGTCGCAGGCGCTGCCGCCTGGACGCGCCAAGGCGCCGCCGCCCGACCAGTGGAAGCCGACGCGGCTGTTCAACCCGGTCGCAGCCTCCGCGGGGGTCCTGGAGGCTCACGGCTACCGGGTCGCGCTGGCGGGCATCGAGCCGACACCCGTCGACGAAATGTGCACATTCGAAGGAGCCGCGTGGGCGTGCGGGGCGCAAGCGCGCACGGCCTTTCGCGCCTGGCTGAGAGCCAGGGCCGTGCGCTGCGTCGTGCCGCCGTCGCCCGACCTGCAGTTGATCACGGCCGAATGCGACGTCGGCAGGGACGATGTCTCGAGCTGGCTGGCGTCGAGCGGCTGGGCGAGGGCGACAGCGGGCGGACCATACGCCGAAATGGCGGCAACGGCCAAAGCCGACAGGAAGGGTCTGTTCGGACCGCCGCCGGAGCGCATCACCGTCACGATCGGGCCAACGTTGCCGCTGTCTTCAATCAACCCGGGACCCGACCAACCCATCCTGGACGAACGCGGGGACGTCACGGCCGCGCCGGCGACGGTTGTTGACGGACCGTTCCCGCCTCCGCCGCCTGCGCCTGAAAGCCCGCAATAG